The Pimelobacter simplex genomic sequence CGAGATTGAATGAACACGCTGGCCTGATGCTCGCCTATGGTGAGCCAGGTCACAACCCCTCGGGGGGAGAAGGAGTGTTCTCGGTGTCTCGGTCTCGGTCCAGTCTTCGTCGTGCCCGCGTGGCGGCGGTGGTCGCCTTCCTCGCGGTGCTCTCCAGCGCCTGCCAGGCTCAGTCCGACGACCCGCCCGGGTCCAGGCCCCGGACGGCGCTGACGCCCTCGTCGGCGCCGCCGGTCCTTCAGCCGGGCGCGCCCGGTGAGGCCGGTACGACGGCCGACGCGGGGACGACGGCCGAGCAGGCCGGCGCCGCCCACGACGACATCGCGTTCCTACAGATGATGATCCCGCACCACGCGCAGGCGCTGACCATGTCGCGGCTGGCGCCGCGGCGTGCGGCCTCGCCCGAGGTCAAGGCGATGGCGCGCCGGATCCTCGGCGCGCAGGGGCCCGAGATCCTCACCATGGCGGCGTGGCTGCGCGACCGGAACCTCGCCGTACCGACCGCCGAGGACGACCCCGACGCGTACGACCACGGCAAGCACGGCCACGCGACGATGCACGGCATGCTCACCGCGGCCGAGCTGCGCGCGCTGCGCCGGGCCCGTGGTGCGGCCTTCGACCGGCTCTACCTGACCGGGATGATCCGGCACCACGAGGGGGCGATCGCGATGGCGGACGTGGTCGCGGTCAAGGGCACCGACGTGCTCGTCGCCGAGCTCGCCGGCGACATCGTGGTCGGCCAGCAGGCCGAGATCGACCGGATGCGGGTGCTGCTCGCGGACCTGTGACCCGGGGGATCAGGCCTCGGCCGCCGTGGAGTGCCGGACCGGGCAGCCGCCCACGCCCGGCACCGGGAAGGTGCCGAGGTCGGCCAGCCGGTAGCCGTCCGGGTAGCTCTTGATCCGCGGCAGGTCCGCGGTGAACGTCGGGCGCCGGTTGGACGGCGTGTGCCGCAGCACGCGCGCCCGGGCCCGCATCGCGGCCAGGCTGAGCCGCTTGGCCAGCGGAGGTGCCGGGGCGTAGCCGAAGGCGTCGAGCAGCGGCTCGTCCATCAGGGCGCGGCTGAACACCTCGACCGGCTTGCGGACCACGCGCGGGTAGAACGTGGTGAGCAGGTCGAGCGTGGAGTCGGCGACGCGGCGTCCGCCCTCGTCGAAGGCGAAGTGCGCGCGCTCGTAGTCGTCCATGAGGTGCATGAACCCGTCGTAGGTCTCCGGCACGTCCTTGATGGCCATGTGCCGCCCGAGCGCGCGGTAGTAGTTGACGCTCGCGCGCAGCTCGTGGTCGGTCAGCGGGCGCCAGCCGTAGGCGTCGAGCCACCGCTTCGGTACGACGACGAAGGTCGACAGCACGTAGCGGAAGTCGTCGTTGGCGATGTCGTAGGCGCGGTGCATCTGGTTGATCCGGCGCAGCGCGGTCCTGCCGGCCTCGGAGTCGAAGCCGTGCACGAACGGGGCTTCGAGCAGGAGCGCCGTGTCGTCGTACCGCTGCTGGACGGCGCCCGTGAACGCGCCGGTCTCGTCGAGCAGGCGCCCGACGCTCGGCACGGCGTAGGTGCGGAAGAGCGCGAAGCTCAGCGCCTGGGTGATGTCCCAGCTGAACTCGTAGAGCGCGAGGTTCTGGTAGATCTCGACGTAGTCGGTCTCGGCGTCGAGGGCCGCGTTGCGGTCGCGCCAGAGCGTCTTGGCCATGTGCCGACGATAGGGCCTCGGGGGGGTAGAACAGGTTTCAGTTCGAGGGCTAGAGTGCGCCGCGTGAGCGCTCCTGACGTCTTCGCCCCGGCCGACCTCGGGCCGGTGCGGCTGCGCAACCGGACCGTCAAGGCGGCGACCTTCGAGGGCCGGACGCCGGACGGCCTGGTCACCGACGAGCTCATCGCCTACCACCGCGCGCCGGCCGCGGGCGGCGTCGGGCTGACCACGGTCGCCTATCTCGCCGTCGCGCCCGACGGGCGCACCCACGGCGAGCAGATCGTCGTCGGGCCGCGCGCGCTGCCCGGCCTGACCCGGCTCGCCGACGAGATCCACGCGACGGGCGCGGCGATCGCCGGCCAGGTCGGTCACGCCGGACCGGTCGCCAACGGGCGCTCCAACGGCGTGCCCGCGATCGCGGCCAGCGCGATGCCGAGCCCCCTGTCGATGCAGATGATCCGCGCGGCGTCCGAGAAGGACCTGACCCGGGTCACCCGCGCGTACGCCGACACGGCCCGCCTGCTCGTCCGCGCCGGCTTCGACGTGCTGGAGCTGCACATGGCGCACTCCTACCTGATCTCGTCGTTCCTCGCTCCCGGGCTCAACCGCCGCCGCGACCGCTGGGGCGGGCCGCTGGAGCGGCGGGCCCGGCTCGCGCGCCAGGTGGCGCGCGTCGTGCGCGAGGAGGTCGGCGACGCCGTCGCGGTGACCGCGAAGGTGTCGGTCTCCGACGGCTTCACCGGCGGGGTGACGACCGCGACGAGCATCGAGCTCGCCCAGCTGTTGGAGGCCGACGGCCACCTCGACGCGCTCCAGCTCTCGGGCGGCTCGTCGCTGATGAACCCGATGTATCTCTTCCGCGGCGGGGCGCCCGTCGCGGAGTTCGCCGCGACGATGCCGCCGCTGGTGCGGTGGGGGATGAAGACGCCGGTGGGACGCGGCTTCATGAAGCAGTACGACTTCGAGGAGGCCTACTTCCGGCCCAAGGCGCTCGAGGTGCGCGGTGCGGTCGCGATGCCGCTGATGCTGCTCGGCGGGATCAACCGGGTCGAGACGATGCGTCAGGCGATGGCCGACGGCTTCGACTTCGTCGTGATGGGCCGGGCGCTGCTGCGCGAGCCGGACCTCGTCAACCGGCTCCAGGCCGGGATCGTGCGGGAAGGGATCTGCATCCACTGCAACCGGTGCATGCCGACCATCTACTCGGGGACGCGGTGCCCCGAGTGGGCGCCGGGACAGGTGATCCCGGCGCCCTGAGCGTCACTTGGTGACGCAGTCGGCGCTGGCCTTGGAGATGACCTCGCTGGCGTCGTTGAGCTCCTTGCTGGAGCCCTTGTCGTTGTCGACCATCTTGTTGAGGGTGTCGTCGGAGAGGTCGGAGTCGACGACGGCCTTGGCGATGCAGTCGATGACGTCGTCGGTCAGCACCGAGGAGTCGCCGGGGATCTGGTCCTTGATCGCGTCCGCGACGTCGGACTGCGACGGCCGGCCCCCGCCACCGCAGGCGGTGAGCGTGACGGCGAGAGCGGCGGCGGTGGCGACGAGCTTGAGCTTCATGTGGGGGTGTCTCCTGGATCGTTGTGCGGGCGCGCGGATGTGCGCCCCCCATCGGTAGAGGGCTCCCTGCCCCGTTCCTTACGCGGTCACACCTGTTTTCGGCGGGACCCGCGGAATCCGCGGGGCGAGCGGGGGTCAGTGCGCCGCGAACCCTTCCCAGAAACTAGAACTCGTTCTACATTGACCCGCATGTCACAGGTCATCCCCGAGAAGCCGCTGCGCGTCGTCGTCTGGTCGACCGGGACCATCGGCCGGCACGCGATCGCCGGCGTCGACGCCCATCCCGACCTCGAGCTGGTCGGGGTGTGGACCTCCACCCTCGAGAAGCACGGCCAGGACGCCGGTCTGCTCGCCGGCCTCGGTCGCGAGCTCGGCGTCAAGGCGACGACCGACCGCGACGAGCTGGTCGCGCTGCGCCCCGACTGCATCGTGCACGGCGCGATGACCGACGACCGGGTCTTCGAGTCCATCGCCGACCTCACCGAGCTGATCCGCGACGGCATCAACGTGGTCTCGTCCGGACCGGTCATCCTGCTCCACCGCGACGGCACGCTGCCGCCGGAGATGATCGACCAGATCGACCAGGCCGGCTTCGAGGGCAACGCCAGCCTGCACGTCAACGGCATCGACCCCGGGTTCGCCAACGACGTCCTGCCGCTGGTGATGACCAGCCTCAGCCAGCGCATCGACCACGTCACCGTCAGCGAGATCGCCGACTACTCGACGTACTACCAGCCCGTGGTGATGCGCGACCTCTTCGGCTTCGGGCAGCCGATGGACGCCACGCCGCTGCTGTGGGAGCCCGGCATCCTCACCACCGCCTGGGGCCCCGTGGTCCGGGTGATCGCGGCCGGCCTGGGCGTCACCCTCGACGAGCCGCTGGTCGAGGAGGTCGAGCGCCGTCCGGCGCCGCGCGACACCAAGACCGTCTCGCTCGACGTGCCCGAGGGCACCATGGGCGCCGTGCGGTTCCGGGTGATCGGCACCGTCGACGGCGTCCCGCGGATCACGCTGGAGCACGTCACCCGCACCGCGGCCGACCAGGAGCCCGGCTGGCCCAAGCCCGCCGAGGGCGACGGCTGCTACCGGATCGAGATCACCGGCGAGCCCTGCCTCAAGGTCGAGTTCACCCACCACGGCGAGAACGGCGACCACAACGTCTCGGGGATGATCGTCACCGCCCAGCGCCTCATCAACGCGATCCCCGCCGTCGTCGCGGCCCGCCCGGGCCTGATCTCCGCGCTGGACCTGCCGCTGGTCACCGGCCGCGGCCTGGTCACCGGCACGAACGGCGGCGGCCGGTGAGCATCCTCGACCGCTTCACCGTCACCGACCACGTCGCCGTCGTCACCGGCGCCGGCCGGGGCATCGGCGCCGCCACCGCGATCGCGCTCGCCGAGGCCGGCGCGGACGTCGTCATCTCCGCGCGCACCGAGGCGCAGCTCGAGGAGGTCGCCGTCCGCATCGAGGCGCTCGGTCGCCGCGCGCTCGTCGTCCCGGCGAACCTCGCGCACACCGAGGAGGTCGCCGGCCTCGCCGCCGCGGCCCACGAGGAGTTCGGCCGCCTCGACATCGTCGTCAACAACGTCGGCGGCACCATCCCCAACGCCTTCCTCGACACCGACGTGGCGTACCTGGAGGAGGCCTTCCACTTCAACGTCGCGACCGCGCACGCGCTGAGCCGCGCGGCCGTGCCGTTCATGCTCGCCTCGGCGGGGGAGGGCCGGCAGAAGTCGATCACCTCGATCTCGTCGGCGATGGGCCGGCTGGCCGGGCGCGGCTACCTCGCCTACGGCACCGCGAAGGCGGCGCTCGCGCATTGGTCGCGGCTCGCGGCGACCGACCTCAACCCGGAGATCCGGGTGAACGGGGTCTTCGTCGGCTCGGTCATGACGAGCGCGCTGGAGTTCGTCGCCGGGGTGCCGGAGATGAAGACCCAGCTCGAGGAGGCGACCCCCCTCGGCCGGATCGGCGAGGCCGAGGACATCGCCGCCGCCGTGGTCTACCTGAGTTCCGCGGCAGGCAAGTACGTGACCGGCAAGATGCTCGAGGTCGACGGCGGCATCCAGGAGCCCAACCTCGACTTGCACCTACCCGATCTACGACCGGAAGTGAACTCTTCCTAGAGTGGGCACATGACAACGGGAGGGATCGCCACCGGACACGCCGTCTCGCCGGACTCGGGCCGTCACTGGGCCGACGAAGGTGCCTGGCAGGTGGCGGAGGGGATCCATCGGATCCCGCTGCCCCTCCCGATGGACGCGCTCAAGGCCGTCAACATCTATGTCGTCGCCGGTGACGACGGGCTCACCCTGATCGACGGCGGCTGGGCGATCCCGGTCGCGCGCGAGCTGCTCGACAAGAGCCTGCGCTCGATCGGCTCCGGCTTCGGTGACATCAAGCGCTTCCTGGTCACCCACGTGCACCGCGACCACTACACGCTCGCCACCGTCCTCGGCCACGAGTTCGGCGCCGAGGTCGCCCTCGGCGCCGGCGAGCAGCCGGCCCTCGAGCTCCTCCACCGGGCCGGCCTCGACGGCCTCGACGAGAGCCCGTTCCTCGCCGTCCTGCGCACCGCCGGCGCCGCCGAGATCGCCGACCTCTGGGCCTCCGGCCACAACGGCGAGCTGCCCAACCCCGTCGACTGGGCCTTCCCCGACGTCTGGATCGAGGGCGACCGGCAGTTCGACGTCGGGCACCGCACCCTCGACGCCGTCCACACGCCCGGCCACACGCCCGGCCACTACGTCTACGCCGACCAGGCCGAGGGCGTGCTCTTCTCCGGTGACCACGTGCTCCCCACGATCACCCCGTCCATCGGCTTCACCGTGCCTCCGGCCGAGCAGCCCCTCGGCCAGTTCATGGCCTCGCTGGCCCGCGTGCGCGAGCTCCCCGACCTGCGCGTCCTCCCGGCCCACGGCCCGGTCGCCCCGTCGTCGTACGAGCGGGTGGACGAGCTGCTCGTGCACCACGAGGAGCGCCTCACCCAGTGCCTCGCGTCGCTGCGCGAGCGCGGCTCGGTGACCTCGCTCGTCGTCGCCCGCGACCTCGGCTGGACCCGGCACGAGCGGGCCTTCGGCGAGCTCGACGTGTTCAGCCAGGGCATGGCGGCGATGGAGACCAAGGCGCACCTGGAGCTGCTGGTGGCGCGCGGGCAGGCTACCGAGGTGGTCGAGGCCGATGGCGTGGTCTTCACGGCCGTCGGGGTCTGAGGGCCTCTGGGAGCTGCGCTCAGGCCGCGTCGGCTGTTGATGCCGCCTCGTCGAGAAAGACGAGGAGGCTTGTGACGAAGAGAACGGCCTGGACGGCATTGCGTCGAGAGAACTGCCTTCGGCTCACGCCGTGGACCGACGCGTGTCGGCTGAATGTGCTGGGAACGGGGTCTCCGTCCTCTTGCCGGTACCTCTGGTACGCGCTCCAGAGCGGTGCGAAGGCGATGAATTCTCGCACGGTCAGGTCCTCATACGCGGTAGCTGTGGTGGTTCTGCGATTGGGAGTGAGCGCGAAGCGCCTGCCGCCGAAGTGGCTGTTGATGACGGTGTCGAGCACGGCGGCAGCCATCGCCTGCGCGGCGCTCGGGTTGCCGGAGTCAAGGGCGTCAAGTGCGTTCAGGGCGAACTCTGCGTATGCAGCCACGTCGCTCGAGGTGCACGCGGCAAGAACTTTGCGGCAATCGATGGAGATGGCCTTCCAGCGACGTCCGAGGATCTCCCGTCGGGCGGCGCTTGTGTCGGCTCGAATGATCTTCTCGGCGATCTCGCTCCGCGGTACGCCGTACAGAGCGATGCCGTCGAGCATCACCACCGCTTCGACCTCCTCGAAACCCAGGCCGACGATGCTTCGAAGGTTGGCGGGGTAGAAGCCGGTGCGCGCTGCCTCGAGGAGCGGTGCGATGCGGTCAAGAAACGACTTCTGGTTGGCGGCGAACCTCGTGAGTTTCCTCGAAACGGTGGTACTGACGCCGAAGTCGGCATTCCTCGACAGGACGGAGCCGAAGGCCGTCAGGTTCGCTCGACCGATACCCGCCAGCTTGTAGGCATCACTGTTGATGAGGTTCGGTCTCTTCGCCCAGGCGGTTCCTCCTCCGACGCCGCCGAAACCCTTGCCCAGCAGGTTCTGTGATGCGAAGCGGGGCAAGCCGCCGTTGGTCATTGCTTTGAAGCCGAGCTCGAGGCCAATCGGGCGGGGAAACCGACGGTTGAAGTTGGTCGCGAGGGTGCGTGCGCCAACGACACCGGAGAGGCTGCGATCGAGCTTGGGTCTCACCATGACCGGGGTGCGCGCCGTCAACTGTCTCGATGGCGCTGGATCATCGGTCGCGCGGTCGGCCTTCCCCCGCGCGTCTACAGGCATTTCGGGGCTAGCGCTGGACGGCTCTCCGGTCACTCAGGGAGGCTAGCGAGGGGGACCGACAGATCGTTTCGGGACGGCGGACGGAGCGCGACCGCGTTGTCCAATCCCCCGCGCAGCGGCCGCCCGCGGGCTCGCTAGACTGGCGCGGTCAGACAGGGGAGCACCACGGGGTGCTGAGAGTGCGGACCGCCGCAGACCCTCCGAACCTGATCCGGTTAGCACCGGCGAAGGGAGTCATCCAGTGCGTACGCGCCTGCTCACCGGCCTCACGGCCCTCACCACCACGGTCGTCCTCGTCAGCGGTTGCTCGATGCTCGGCGCCGAGGACGACGGCGCGCGCGCCGACGACAAGGTCGTCACGCTCGTCACCCACGAGTCGTTCGCGCTGCCCGACGAGCTCGTGGCGAAGTTCGAGAAGGACACCGGCTACGACCTCAAGATCAGCAAGCTCGAGGACGCCGGTGCCCTGACCAACCAGCTCGTCCTCACCAAGGACGACCCGGTCGGCGACGTCGTCTTCGGCATCGACAACACGTTCGCGACGCGGGCGGTCGACGAGGGCGTCTTCGCGCCCTACCGCGCGACGCTGCCCGAGGGCGCGAAGCAGTACGCGCTGGCCGGGGACGACGCCGGGGCGCTGACGCCGGTCGACACCGGCAGCGTCTGCGTCAACGTGGACGACGCGTGGTTCGCCGCCCAGGGCGTCCCGAAGCCGACGAGCCTCGACGACCTCACCAAGCCCGCCTACAAGGACCTGTTCGTCATCCCGGGGGCGAGCACGAGCTCGCCGGGGCTGGCGTTCCTGCTCGCCACCATCGACCAGTACGGCGACGGGTGGCCGGCGTACTGGACCGCGCTGATGAACAACGGTGCCAAGGTCGTCAAGGGCTGGTCGGACGCCTACTTCACCGACTTCACGTTCTCCGGCGGCGACCGGCCGATCGTGGTGTCCTACGACTCCTCGCCGGCCTTCACGCTCAACAAGGCGGGCACCAAGACGTCGACCAGCGCCTTGCTCGGCGACTGTTTCCGCCAGGTCGAGTACGCCGGCGTGCTGCGCAACGACAAGGGCACGACCAACGTCTCCGGCGCCCACGCGGTGATCGACTGGCTGGTCTCGCCCGAGGTCCAGGCGGCGCTGCCCGACTCGATGTACGTCTTCCCGGTCGCGAGCGAGACCCCGCTCCCCGCGGCCTGGTCGCAGTTCGCCCCCCGGGCCGAGGACCCCGCGCAGGTCGACCCCGCGCGGATCACGGCGGAGCGCAAGAGCTGGCTCGAGAAGTGGACCGAGATCGTGTCGCGATGACCGCGTCCGGCGGCTCCGGCCGGATCGCGGGGCGAGCGGCGTACGTCGCGCTCGCCGCGGTCCCGGTCGCGGTCGTCGCGGTCTTCTTCGTGCTGCCGGTCGGCGCGATGCTCCAGCGCGGGGTGTGGCCCGACGGGCACTTCGACCCGGGTGCGGTGCTCGACGTGCTGGCGCGCCCGCGCACCGGGCGGGTGCTGTGGTTCACGGTGTGGACCAGCACGGTCGCGACGGTGGCGGCGGTGCTGCTGGGCCTGCCGGCGGCGTACGTCCTGCACCGGCTGCGGTTCCCGGGCCGCGGCCTGGTCCGCACGGCGCTGCTGGTGCCCTTCGTGCTGCCCACGGTCGTGGTGGGGCTGGCGGTCCGCCAGCTCATCACGTCGTCGGGACCCCTGGGCTTCCTGGGCCTCGACGGGACGCCCGTGGCGATCCTCGTCGGCCTGGTGTTCTTCAACGTCGCGGTGGTCATCCGCACCGTCGGCGTCGCCTGGGAGGGCCTCGACCGGCGGCCGTCCGAGGCCGCGGCGGCGCTCGGCGCGACGCCCGCCCAGGTCTTCCGGACGGTGACCTTCCCCGCGCTGCGCCCGGCGATCGTGTCCGCGGCGAGCGTGGTGTTCCTGTTCTGCGCGACGGCTTTCGGCGTCGTCCTCGTGCTCGGCGGGGTGCGCTACTCGTCCGT encodes the following:
- a CDS encoding DUF305 domain-containing protein: MSRSRSSLRRARVAAVVAFLAVLSSACQAQSDDPPGSRPRTALTPSSAPPVLQPGAPGEAGTTADAGTTAEQAGAAHDDIAFLQMMIPHHAQALTMSRLAPRRAASPEVKAMARRILGAQGPEILTMAAWLRDRNLAVPTAEDDPDAYDHGKHGHATMHGMLTAAELRALRRARGAAFDRLYLTGMIRHHEGAIAMADVVAVKGTDVLVAELAGDIVVGQQAEIDRMRVLLADL
- a CDS encoding oxygenase MpaB family protein; the protein is MAKTLWRDRNAALDAETDYVEIYQNLALYEFSWDITQALSFALFRTYAVPSVGRLLDETGAFTGAVQQRYDDTALLLEAPFVHGFDSEAGRTALRRINQMHRAYDIANDDFRYVLSTFVVVPKRWLDAYGWRPLTDHELRASVNYYRALGRHMAIKDVPETYDGFMHLMDDYERAHFAFDEGGRRVADSTLDLLTTFYPRVVRKPVEVFSRALMDEPLLDAFGYAPAPPLAKRLSLAAMRARARVLRHTPSNRRPTFTADLPRIKSYPDGYRLADLGTFPVPGVGGCPVRHSTAAEA
- a CDS encoding NADH:flavin oxidoreductase, translated to MSAPDVFAPADLGPVRLRNRTVKAATFEGRTPDGLVTDELIAYHRAPAAGGVGLTTVAYLAVAPDGRTHGEQIVVGPRALPGLTRLADEIHATGAAIAGQVGHAGPVANGRSNGVPAIAASAMPSPLSMQMIRAASEKDLTRVTRAYADTARLLVRAGFDVLELHMAHSYLISSFLAPGLNRRRDRWGGPLERRARLARQVARVVREEVGDAVAVTAKVSVSDGFTGGVTTATSIELAQLLEADGHLDALQLSGGSSLMNPMYLFRGGAPVAEFAATMPPLVRWGMKTPVGRGFMKQYDFEEAYFRPKALEVRGAVAMPLMLLGGINRVETMRQAMADGFDFVVMGRALLREPDLVNRLQAGIVREGICIHCNRCMPTIYSGTRCPEWAPGQVIPAP
- a CDS encoding NAD(P)H-dependent amine dehydrogenase family protein; this translates as MSQVIPEKPLRVVVWSTGTIGRHAIAGVDAHPDLELVGVWTSTLEKHGQDAGLLAGLGRELGVKATTDRDELVALRPDCIVHGAMTDDRVFESIADLTELIRDGINVVSSGPVILLHRDGTLPPEMIDQIDQAGFEGNASLHVNGIDPGFANDVLPLVMTSLSQRIDHVTVSEIADYSTYYQPVVMRDLFGFGQPMDATPLLWEPGILTTAWGPVVRVIAAGLGVTLDEPLVEEVERRPAPRDTKTVSLDVPEGTMGAVRFRVIGTVDGVPRITLEHVTRTAADQEPGWPKPAEGDGCYRIEITGEPCLKVEFTHHGENGDHNVSGMIVTAQRLINAIPAVVAARPGLISALDLPLVTGRGLVTGTNGGGR
- a CDS encoding SDR family oxidoreductase, which produces MSILDRFTVTDHVAVVTGAGRGIGAATAIALAEAGADVVISARTEAQLEEVAVRIEALGRRALVVPANLAHTEEVAGLAAAAHEEFGRLDIVVNNVGGTIPNAFLDTDVAYLEEAFHFNVATAHALSRAAVPFMLASAGEGRQKSITSISSAMGRLAGRGYLAYGTAKAALAHWSRLAATDLNPEIRVNGVFVGSVMTSALEFVAGVPEMKTQLEEATPLGRIGEAEDIAAAVVYLSSAAGKYVTGKMLEVDGGIQEPNLDLHLPDLRPEVNSS
- a CDS encoding MBL fold metallo-hydrolase, with the protein product MTTGGIATGHAVSPDSGRHWADEGAWQVAEGIHRIPLPLPMDALKAVNIYVVAGDDGLTLIDGGWAIPVARELLDKSLRSIGSGFGDIKRFLVTHVHRDHYTLATVLGHEFGAEVALGAGEQPALELLHRAGLDGLDESPFLAVLRTAGAAEIADLWASGHNGELPNPVDWAFPDVWIEGDRQFDVGHRTLDAVHTPGHTPGHYVYADQAEGVLFSGDHVLPTITPSIGFTVPPAEQPLGQFMASLARVRELPDLRVLPAHGPVAPSSYERVDELLVHHEERLTQCLASLRERGSVTSLVVARDLGWTRHERAFGELDVFSQGMAAMETKAHLELLVARGQATEVVEADGVVFTAVGV
- a CDS encoding thiamine ABC transporter substrate-binding protein — protein: MRTRLLTGLTALTTTVVLVSGCSMLGAEDDGARADDKVVTLVTHESFALPDELVAKFEKDTGYDLKISKLEDAGALTNQLVLTKDDPVGDVVFGIDNTFATRAVDEGVFAPYRATLPEGAKQYALAGDDAGALTPVDTGSVCVNVDDAWFAAQGVPKPTSLDDLTKPAYKDLFVIPGASTSSPGLAFLLATIDQYGDGWPAYWTALMNNGAKVVKGWSDAYFTDFTFSGGDRPIVVSYDSSPAFTLNKAGTKTSTSALLGDCFRQVEYAGVLRNDKGTTNVSGAHAVIDWLVSPEVQAALPDSMYVFPVASETPLPAAWSQFAPRAEDPAQVDPARITAERKSWLEKWTEIVSR